The Coffea eugenioides isolate CCC68of chromosome 8, Ceug_1.0, whole genome shotgun sequence genome has a segment encoding these proteins:
- the LOC113780382 gene encoding uncharacterized protein LOC113780382, with translation MEISMLRADIHEDREATMARFLSGVRSEISDQLELQYYTELEDMVEKAIKIERRLKRRGTTRNYASIYTSNQRNFQPWRDDTAVGNPTTSWPKQEVSINPRPNVSKFDSRGASKPVNETSRPRN, from the coding sequence atggaaatTTCCATGCTCAGAGCCGACATTCATGAGGATAGGGAAGCAACAATGGCACGTTTTCTCAGTGGTGTGAGATCGGAAATTTCTGACCAACTCGAGCTACAATACTATACTGAACTAGAGGACATGGTGGAGAAGGCGATCAAAATTGAGCGacggctcaagaggaggggtacaacCAGAAATTATGCCTCTATTTACACTTCAAATCAGCGAAATTTCCAACCTTGGAGAGATGATACAGCCGTTGGTAATCCAACAACTTCATGGCCTAAGCAAGAGGTATCCATCAACCCTCGACCAAATGTTTCTAAATTTGATTCTAGAGGAGCTTCCAAACCAGTAAACGAGACCTCAAGGCCTAGAAACTGA